Below is a genomic region from Argiope bruennichi chromosome 3, qqArgBrue1.1, whole genome shotgun sequence.
caatgtaaaatttacaaGGCTGTGTTGAAAAGTTTTGTAATGGCATGAGGATCGTAGCCCTTCTTAAACCCTAggccatattttatatattgtaagaaATGGTGCTATAGGTCAATTGCATTTGAATAGTTGATCTGgctatatatattattgtttgaaaaaaaatatttattgcaaccaataaataaaagtattatataaattgatttatgtttttaatatcttacaTCTTTGGTGCCTTACATATACTACCTTCTTGATAAGCAATCAATTCACTATCAGAGATTGTCATTTAAAGGCACTGTTATGAACACCAGGTATAAACATTCAGTAAAGTCGAGTCAACATAGCATGTCTATAAAAGAGTACTAtatgttatgttatataataagaCCTCATTCAAggggcaaaatatttttgatggctTAAATGGAGTGAGAATTTTTGGAAAAGAGTTCTCACTCTgcttacttcaaatatttttatgaattgttgTATGATTCAGTGACAAAAACTAGATTTTCAGAAATCAGGGCTTGCAAATGAGTGATTGggatataaaaaaacaaaaacaactttttatgCTTACcatatgttattttcttttaattactttggTACATTCAAATAATCCAACCATGCTGATTGATAATGGTGCTAATTATCagaaataactttcttttctaaaatgtttaaggCTTTCAATTCATCCATTGCATCTTGAATGGATATTAAATACTGTTAGACTTCCACTAGGGCTTAAATTGTTTTTGTCGTGTTGGTTTGGGTTTGATCTATATTCTAGACATTTCTATCCTCACTcgaattgttttgtttttctttcagaaatttagaTGTCAAAGTTTTTACTGTTGCCTATAAGCACATTTTGATGTCATTATCAATGTACATTGATTGCacctttttaaatttgcaaaaaatgttaaagattaTATTCTTGAGTAGGATTCCCTccactctgaaaaaaaaattaattcataatccATCCCTTGTTATTACATATCTGTTATTGTTTTATCTGTAACAAGTATGTAACAtaccctttatatatatatatatatatatatatatatataagtaaccaatcttaagtaagaaaaagtttgaaaacgaaacaaaaacagtttcgaaatcgcaactaaaatttataacctatttaaactaaaaccaaaaaaagaacttcatagtatttagagagcgcaattgcagctatttctaaaacacagatgaattgatacaaaagtattagaatcaagttaataggaaaaacaaaaaatcaaaaaaattaaaccaaaaaaattataaaaaatataaaaaaagaatccggcctgaagactttttcaagggtcaccctcaggcagggattcaaagaaagggattttttctgtgaggaaaaacagacattgtctaaaaatgattcctcgtgacccgaaaatcccctgaaattatgctcaagagatataccattttaacagaaaggaaatataaaacaacaaataagaagaaattaaccacaacaaagtaaaaatacaataacaataaaaacaaacaatagcactaaaattaaaaacgaaaaggccagtacataccattaagagtcaagaaaactttaaactattgattgtgattccctgttttttaaaaaactagtggtaaattatgtaaacagatgtaggctcccagcgccatctattgagtaatccaatatgcaaggaaagttctatttttatttaagccaaaggattaatcccaaaccataccttgtttaattaaaaaattgacattacagtaatttctaggaaattcatttttaattaaatttttaaggaggttgtttgatgcttcaatataagaatttttattattgcaaacccttttgatcctgttaacttgtgagaaaattagatttttgaaaattttagagtttagattggaatggtagttacatagttttgttattttaaagttgaaatcatcccttttatcgtatataccaactattgttttatcattagcaatttcgatttttaaatccagaaaggtagactcaagttgatttttatttgtatcttttagaattaaatcttttggatagcaattagtaataatattagtattgtcgaagttaatcaaaagtaggtcatcaatatatctccacccgtttattaaattatatttaattatttttttctcatagtaatgcaggaaaatattagctaaagcacttgagaaagctgttcccattggaatgcccttgacttgtttataaaaattaataccattaaacacgtaattttcagtaatattaaaattacataactgaagccagttatttttaggaatgatattttcatttaaatattcgtcatatataaaagtgcagacctttattaatttttcatgaagtagattagtgtataaattttcgaaatcaaaagtattaagtttattaatgttgttatctttaagaaaaaagataaaaagatttcttaattttaataaaagatttaaaattagacgagtgaaattaatttaaactgaaactCCAGAAGTTTTCCATAAAATAACTAGCAATTGTATGCAGCTTTACTAACATCTAATTGCTCTAtatgtaaattagaaataaagcatACATACTTCTAAGTTGCAGAGTTTTTATATTCAACCTAAAAGAGGTTTTAACCTATTAATTACTATTCTGATGAATTcacatgaaaagaatttttagtgTAAGCATTTgatgtatatatttaatgatattttaaaatctaatttaaatcctaattaatttccaaagctttatcttaatttagcccacattaacttcattataaattttctcttatttcctgatccaattccaccttttttatctaattaatgcGCAATgagctctgtaaaaatgtttaaatctgcTATTTCAAATGCTCTGAGGGCAGAGATAAAAAACAGTCAAcccaaacaaattcttttaatacataCCTATGCAATTCCCTTACCTAAACcgacatatttaaatttatccctatcagaatctcatagtatataataatggggataaatatttcattcgctcttttttctttctctcttgtGTCGTGCTATGGATTGGCGTAACTCGttgcttcttgcttgtacataaattgtgtctcccgggatggaataaaataaagtttaaaaattcaaagtatcctCTCTCTTCACCCATGAAActgcttcaaaaatatgtattttacattttatataagtaaaaatttctttgagtTTCCTTCTAGAATCTGACTTCATATAATTGATTTGGGAGAAACACAGAGTTTCTAGGTTCATTTTAGCGtttttaagatgttaaatttaatcttaaaatgttaataacatCAAGAGATTGCAAATAAAAGACTTTTAGTCTCAtatgcttaataatttttttaatgtcctgATTGAGATCTTTAGCAAAAAAGGCTATTCTCTAATggcaaaagaaaatcaaaattaatgtgaaatacgcatataaattaatagaaatatggaatgaaataaaacagaaaacaagtttaatatttcaatgaaaaaagtcCTTATTATAcagaatgtttaaataaatttttaaaaatgtattaattgtagagaaataactatttaaaaaggaaatttatgtcGCTTAagagctaaatttttttaaattttaagacagtgtaaaaataatttttgtgtattatttgTTCAAAAGTTAATATGGAAAGACGTAAAATTGTACCACCCACCCACCCATTTCATCTCCTTTAGATGACcataaaagcttttttaatatcataataagtCCTTCTTGATGCTAAggaatatatgtaccaaattttattcagatcCATCAAGGAGCATGAAATTGTATAAGATTCAAACATATAGACAAATGGATTTTCAGTTTTATACTGAgagattttttaatctttatataattatcaaaatttagtaaatttctttaaaactttattttcacttTAGTTAGTAGTCATTACCGAGTTATTTACCAAAGCATTACTTTGTTCTATAGaattgccatttttatttgttgaatgcTAACAAGATTtgatgaattctatttttattttttttccctttgcattaaataaaggcaatttcgttttgaaaaaataaaaagtctcttttatgatttcttttatttaaattgtatcatTGATCTTATCTTCTTTATCAgtatatatttagttttctgtaaattttctatcttaaaaaattattgaaaaaaattgtattttataaaataaactatagatCTGAAGCATTCATTCagcataattactttttaaaaaaatctcaaacaaaacaaagaaaactgaatttgatgtattcaaaaaatatcttttaatttgacTCATCTGAACAATATGTGTAAGTTTAGAAAcaaagttttttattttgaaatttggattGCTATATAACATTTAATGGGTTTGATATATAATGTTAATAGACATATTTTCATCTAGCTTTGTGACAAGCctttatagctttaaaaataaacaaattttggaaGTTATATAGATAAAAGTTTGAAACTTTGTATATATGTCAGTGAATGTAgtggaaatattttacttattgacTTTTTTAAACCATCGAGCctatataaagatttaatattttaaaactttttataaactttaatgaATGTCTAAGaacaatagttagaaaataaatgcttgtttCACATTTTTGGGGCAACTTATATGATGGTCAATGgatatataatgttaataatgtttCTTGTGTCTGCCATAGACAATTCTTGGCATCTCCCTGATGTCATTGTGTATCAAGGGGTTAATGGGATTGTTTCTCTCTGTTAAATCATGCTTTTCTATTTAGTagttgtttctttaaattttgtaatgattaaaatagttttatttatttattttgtatcaaagaaaaaattatatgaaaaacattaaaatatggaatgttgttacatatttatatattaaaattataaagatttatttattgaaaaataaataattccttttaaatttaataatgatggcaacaaatgagtgtttttttaaatatgaaaaccaatttattattaatctttagtagacttttttaaaaaatagaaagttaaCTGAATTTATGTACAAGCATGGTTACTTTTCAACATAATCGCCATGAAGATCCAGATATTTGTTGTATTATTGGGTCAAGTGTCCCCTATTCAAAAAACATTGATCTAAGAGGGGTCTTAGTGTTCCTTTTAAAGGActctcttatatattttatagttatgttaattatttgatatgaaatttattttaattagcacTTTGGAAACTTTCATTGTTTTCTGAAAAGCAGTTAATATGCACATCTTGAATTTGCTTCTTCTGATGTTTCTGCTTTCCTTTTATGCTTAAATCAtggttttatctttattttccagTTATGGTCTTTATTGAATCCAGACAAACCGTTACAGAACCGAATCTCGAAGCAGTGGACAGACATTGGATTTCAAGGTGATGACCCCAAAACAGATTTTCGTGGAATGGGAGTGTTAGGATTAGAGAATTTATTGTAAGTTTGAAACAATAAGGcttttggttaaaataaaaattggttttagtcttctaattttttttcttccttaggTATTTTGCCACAGAACATTCAGAGACTGCCCGACATGTATTGCTTCACTCAAATCATCCCACTTATGGGTATGTTCATGGAtgtttctgaaaaagaataatCTATATAAGGCATTTAAGTGATTTGTTAACTTATCTAAAGAGTTCCCGAGATATTTGTTTTGAACCTAtggaacataaatttaaaaaaacattgtctCATATGCATTTGCTATAATACTCTTTGAAATGCTGTGATAAATTAATCAGATGATGAGAGGACTGTCAAATatcattgtaatttaaatatatatatatatatatatttttataaaggtaCCAAATTTTTCAATTGCTACCTATTAACCAATCATGAAAGtcataatgtttaattaaagacAATACtaatttgataatgaaataatttttgagtgtttcaattctttccttttttctcttttagatttctttttaaaaattttctgtcttatttcaaatagttttctttctttgGACAAGATGTTAACTGTGTAAAACactattaattgaatttttaaaatgaatcattgcaTTGTCTGATATGCATTTGCTATAATACTCTTTCAAATGCTGTGATTAATAAACCTAAACACTAGATATTAGATGCAAATTAGCAAACGTAaacactaaaatatatataaatgtgtattGTAATCAGAAGTAAGTTTTACacacatacattaaaaaaatactgtgttagtaattaaacatttcataattacTGTTTTCTCTTACTCTCTATATTAAGTGAATTAgtaatattagtaaattttatttatagccaaAGTGACATTTGTTTATGAAACAGAAAGAGTCTTTTGTTTTTGTGGCTTGTGCAGTTGttttagtcaaaaaattttttgatttggataaaaataatttctgaaatatttttatcatatcaataatattaaaaagtggTGTGTTTCCCTTCTTAAAGCTTTGGATTCCTAGTTGCATTATTATGTCTTTTTCATACAATTTCATacaattcattctaaaattactGCAAgttatattataatgatgaaaattatttactgccaaatatatgtatttttaaattttatattattagaatagtTTTAGCATTTACCCATGAGAAGAGTGTTTTTCAACCTTTgtaagatattataaatattttattttttaggtacTCCTTTGCAATTGTAGGTATTAATCTCACTAGTATGGCATATGATTTGCTTAGAAATAAAACTCTTCAAGTTCATTTTTATAACAGTGTGAAAGGAAAGcctaaaatgaatgattttcattaTGTATACTGTAAGTACTCATTCTTTCTtcaatctttattttcttaacaccatttaatttattgtcaagaaaaaaaagttttacttttgattagtgtaaaaaaaatttaattaaagaaatttatttaaatcatcctATACAATTCAATTAAGAATGCTATTTTAATCCAaacataaaattctgaaaaggCTAGGGAGCCTGATGGTAAAATATCAACTCTGGGAATCAAGGATCAATTCTGCGGAAGAACCACCATGCAAACAGGTCTAGTGAATCTCAGCAAATGTCCTCTCTCTAGTGTAGAAGTTTGTAGGGAGAGTTATTAGTTCAGGTGTCATCTAATTGTGGTTCGAAATTTATGAGGTCCAACCTCCCAAGAAAGCCTGGTATTGCTTTTAAACAGTACATTAACTAGACTAAACTAAAAAGGATTAACCaatgtttcaatttcttaaaatgcagttttggcattttttttacttgGTAATGtcactttttttgctttttttcattcataGCACTATGCGCTTCTTAGTTGTAATTCATCACATTtccagatataattttatttaaatattatgtagatTGAGATAGATGTCTGATGTGTGAAAAATGGTTGATGAAATATGAAACCTTAATTAGTAGAAGacatgaaaaattagaaaacttcATTGAACTAattgtatcttttaaaaattaattaatgttagatgtattgaaaaattattttttttattaacattttcaactTTCTGGCAGCAGGCCCTTACccaaaacatattaatattaaatgaaggaaaaattagCATAGAATTAGAGTCAAGgtttctaaaattgttatttgttttgcaaaaataagaaaattgacttttatttttcatctctGCTTCTTTGCtgatttatataattacatatattgtTTTTGTGCATaattaacttgaaaataattgaatgtgtttaatgattttgatattaaattttacaactattattatatttcataattcacattttcttcatttcaggttaccttttttatgaatttgacaAATTTTGGTTGTCAGAGAAGCCACGAGACATCATGGAATTCAGTAGAATAAGAGCTAAATTCCAAGACAATGTTTTAAAACTGCTTCAAAATCCTAAAGCACAGCTAAAGTTGAgtttcttgattaaaaatttgtgattCAATTAGAATgcaactttattatatttaatcatttttaaaacattatttggtACTTAAAACCTTCTAtagcatttgtaaatttttcgaTAATTAGCCTCTCCCTTTGAAAATAGCAATTATACTTAAATCACCCATCACATTTAGTATTCCTAGCATATTTCCACACTGCAAGAAGCTGAATTGTTCGTccattctttaatatataaaatacaaaatgaatatttatttttaaagtaaaaacttaaTAAGATTTGATCTAGATcacagaaattttgaatgaaattaaaatgtaaaagataatGATAGTAAAGTTCATTGATAGATTTTACTAAATATGTTTTTCCATAATCCATCTGTGGTTAGTGAATCAATCAATCTATGGTTTTATGCACATGCACCttcaaaaatgttagaaaattttctttcaacaaataatggtcattactaaaataaatttattgaaagaattcattgctattatataaataaataatagaaaatatttgaaatccataattttgtaaacaatcaaaaacttttgcattttttatgctTCTTGATATAGGACTGTTGATTATATTGCACTTTCTGTTAATCAGCTTGTAGATAACATTGATCATTTACTTATGGAGAAAGAAAATGAGTTGTGATACTTAAGTGATATAAGTGCATTCATGCACTGTTTTATTTTCGAAGGAAGCTTGCATTTCCTTGTTAACATTGcataataaatttgcataaaagtcTTATTTGTTGTGATTTCAATCTTaatcagttattttataaatgtgtatTATCAAGGTTTGATATACACAGAAAATTTATCTCCTtgaataattacatatttcaataaTCTTTTCAGATTATTGAacatttccataataaaattatcaaaaaaggtTATAAAGACCACATTTATTAATctgtaaaaatttgttatatatatattttttttacatatttcttttttattaaataatataacaatttattccCAGAGAATCCAATGTtagttt
It encodes:
- the LOC129963111 gene encoding ELMO domain-containing protein 2-like, encoding MISTIISIFSYLKWYIRPVVKWFLRKTTRLCELQRICYGEEFGFRRSSKIETSLSLSRTKDILQMVQQLNNLSMQGRFVDKAMKNCVEYAVKLTIDVKDIKPTFHMRFINNYKICLYQIYGYKQLLHEVEVLRKTPYSSENKEHEDKLLKLWSLLNPDKPLQNRISKQWTDIGFQGDDPKTDFRGMGVLGLENLLYFATEHSETARHVLLHSNHPTYGYSFAIVGINLTSMAYDLLRNKTLQVHFYNSVKGKPKMNDFHYVYCYLFYEFDKFWLSEKPRDIMEFSRIRAKFQDNVLKLLQNPKAQLKLSFLIKNL